One stretch of Streptomyces sp. R21 DNA includes these proteins:
- a CDS encoding alpha/beta hydrolase — translation MGLTSQATVYAMAALAAVCVALLVWLWPRLATPGVRHVLGRLVAIGVTQVTIVAAFACWVNSSYQFFGSWNELFGNVDTAPVGVTQTAGGNGTVNGVSSVHGSLVQPAGNGQLNHVTGLPTGSAEVSGRVESVKIIGRRTGVVDPAFVYLPPQYFQKAYHRMRFPVIVTLSGYPGSIFNLAQHLRVSQTAGDLQSKRQMQPTIMVMIRPTIAPPRDTECVDVPGGPQTETFLAKDLPEALKSVYRVGHDASAWGVMGYSSGASCALQLTMRDPGAYTTAAALSPDYRVKDDATTGNLFGTGLGRVNRVNGHDLMWRLGHLPAPQVSVLVASSKHGERGYAETLDFIKAVKPPMRVASILPENGSHNFPTWVREMPAALKWMNQQLTFPQDVVPRHLPHLPKKGTLTEAQPKRGHGPVRADGPESTPTAASRR, via the coding sequence ATGGGTTTGACCAGCCAGGCAACCGTATACGCGATGGCGGCACTGGCCGCCGTGTGTGTCGCGCTGCTGGTCTGGCTGTGGCCACGGCTCGCCACGCCGGGGGTGCGGCATGTGCTCGGGCGCCTGGTGGCCATCGGGGTGACGCAGGTGACGATCGTCGCGGCGTTCGCGTGCTGGGTGAACTCTTCGTACCAGTTCTTCGGCTCCTGGAACGAGCTGTTCGGCAACGTCGACACCGCTCCCGTCGGCGTGACGCAGACGGCCGGCGGCAACGGCACGGTGAACGGCGTCAGCAGCGTCCACGGGTCGCTCGTACAGCCCGCCGGCAATGGCCAGTTGAACCACGTCACCGGACTGCCCACCGGGTCGGCCGAGGTCAGCGGGCGGGTGGAGTCGGTCAAGATCATCGGTCGGCGCACCGGCGTGGTCGACCCGGCCTTCGTCTACCTGCCGCCGCAGTACTTCCAGAAGGCGTATCACCGGATGCGCTTCCCGGTGATCGTCACGCTCAGCGGCTATCCCGGCAGCATCTTCAACCTCGCGCAGCACCTGCGGGTCTCGCAGACCGCCGGAGACTTGCAGAGCAAGCGCCAGATGCAGCCGACCATCATGGTGATGATCCGGCCGACGATCGCCCCACCGCGCGACACCGAGTGCGTGGATGTCCCCGGTGGCCCGCAGACCGAGACGTTCCTGGCCAAGGATCTCCCGGAGGCTCTGAAGTCCGTCTACCGGGTCGGCCACGACGCCAGCGCCTGGGGTGTCATGGGGTACTCCTCGGGCGCCAGTTGCGCCCTCCAGCTCACGATGCGCGACCCCGGCGCCTACACCACGGCCGCCGCTCTGTCGCCCGACTACCGGGTCAAGGACGACGCCACGACGGGCAACCTCTTCGGCACCGGCCTGGGCCGCGTCAACCGGGTCAACGGCCACGACCTGATGTGGCGGCTGGGGCACCTGCCCGCGCCCCAGGTCTCCGTCCTGGTGGCCAGCAGCAAGCACGGCGAACGGGGTTACGCGGAGACGCTGGACTTCATCAAGGCCGTCAAACCTCCGATGCGCGTCGCCTCGATCCTGCCCGAGAACGGCAGCCACAACTTCCCCACCTGGGTTCGGGAGATGCCCGCCGCCTTGAAGTGGATGAACCAGCAGCTGACCTTCCCGCAGGACGTCGTACCCCGGCACCTTCCGCACCTTCCCAAGAAGGGGACTCTCACCGAGGCCCAGCCCAAGCGTGGCCACGGCCCGGTGCGCGCCGATGGCCCTGAGTCCACGCCCACCGCCGCGTCGCGCAGGTGA